The Candidatus Neomarinimicrobiota bacterium genomic sequence GGAATCAACATCACCTTGTTAGGAACTGATGCAGATGGGAGTCCACTTTCTTATGGCTACACCACACCAGTAAGTGGTACCCTAACCGGAACGGCGCCTGCGCTCACATACACCCCTTTTGCCAACTATAATGGTACGGACGGTTTCAAGTACGTGGTGAATGATGGAACAATCAATAGTGATTCAGTTTCTGTAGAGATTACGATTGCGGCGGTGAATGATATTCCAGCCATTACCTTGGCTTATACGGATTCTTTGTTGGTGGATCAGACCATAACTGAGGGAATGCTATTCCCGAAAGAAGCCACATCCACAGCCACGAACCAGTTTGCTATTACAGATATAGATGACACGAATATGGAAAGTGCCGTGGTTACCATTACGCCTTACTATATGGGTGAAGATACCTTGGTATTCGGTGCTGCAGGGACCAAAGTATTGGCCTTTGTTAAAACTGGCGACGGTACAATAACAGCTCCTTATGTTGGTACTTATACCTACACAGGATCAGAAAATATTACCGCTTACATGGATCACTTGAGTGATCTAAAGTATCAAAACACCAAAGGGAATAATTTAACCACCGCACCCAGAACAGTAACACTTACCGTGAATGATGGTGATGGCAACAGCAATACGGTGAGCCGTGTGTTGGATGTGAAGATTACCAACCGTGCACCCGTAGCCGTAGCCCTCTCCCAGGATGGGAATGAAGATGGGAGTATGGCCATTACCTTAACCGCAACGGATGAAGATGATAATCCGTTAACATACACCGTAACGAATCAACCGATGCATGGTGGCATCTCAGGTACACTACCGGTGTTAACCTACACACCAAATCCAAACTACTTTGGTGAAGACAGCTTTCGCTATATTGCCAATGATGGCATTATCAACAGTGATACAGCCACCGTTACATTAACCGTAAAGAATGTACAGGATGCACCCAAACCTTTCGCTTGGGTGAGCGTGTTGGCGGACACGGTAAATATTACGGGAGATAACCTGACGGATATTTATACCCTTAACTGGGATGAGAGTAAGGATGTGGATAACGAGACAGTGGATTATTTAATCACAATAAGGGTGGGACAATCACCGGCTGTTCATTTTGAAGATACAACCGGTACCACGTTTAATATCTCCTATCAAGACTTCGTGGATAACGCATTTGAGCGGTTCCCAATGCTCCCTAGAGTAACGGTTCACTTTGGTGTATTGGCTACCGATGGTATTGATACGGTGAATGTTACAGGCGAAGATCGTACCGTCATGGTCAATCGCTATGACTTTCTCGCCACAGGCGAAGCAGGTTTCCCGGAAGTCTTCGCGCTCCATGAAAACTATCCAAATCCCTTTAACCCCAGCACTACACTGAGTTTTGACTTGCCTAAAATCAGTAATGTGAATATTACGATTTACAATATGCTAGGACAGAAGGTAAAAACATTTTCTATGCAAAACACATCCGCCGGTTACCATAGTGTACGGTGGAATGGAACCAATGATTTAGGAGAAAGAGTGAGTACAGGTATTTACCTGTATCAATTACACACGAGAGAATTTGTGAAAACCCGTAAAATGGTATTCATGAAATAAAAATCTTTAAGCATGATTTGGATTTGCTCTCCAATGCTTAAAGTAAGATGATCGATACACATGCGAGTAAAAGCCCTCTCTGGTAATTCGGAGGGGGCTTTTTTATTATATTGAACCAACCTTCTTTCTTACGGTCATACACCCTCTTTTAATGTCATCCCGGGCGAAGTATGAGACCCGGGAACCAAAACCACAGTGCGATTTAACCAATTATTAGCATGTGGGTTATCAGCATTATTCAGATTAATTGACTTAGCCAGTGGAACGACATAGGGATTTCCAAAAGTGAGTAAGGGCGTACTATCGTTATTCAGTCTGGATATTGGATGTCTTTCAGATTCCGGGATGACAAGGGGAGGGATTAATTGCGACTGCGTCCATCAATAATGATTGTTTGTAATTTACTTTTTAACCTTTCAACTACTTGAGGATGATCCTGAGAGACATCGTTCAATTCACCAATATCTTCATTAAGATTAAAAAGCGCATATTCTGGAACAGTCCATAATTTCATAGACAAATCGCCATTATACATTTTTTTTGCATCATGTCTTTGAAGTTTCCATTCGCCAACACGGAGGCCATAAGTTCCTCGAAGACCATTGTCCTGGGATACAATATGATTTCTGCCTTTAGCGCCATCTTTACCTAACAGTGCACCCAACACATTAAAACTATCTAAAACGCCGTCTTTAGGCAACGGAACGCCTGTCAATGCTGCCATACTTGCAGCTAAGTCAATGGTGGATATCATTTCATCAGAAACACCTGGTTGTATTTTCCCTTTCCAATAGGTGATGAAAGGCGTTCGTGTACCTCCTTCTCGAACAGTATATTTTCCACCACTGTAAGGACCGGCTGGTTTATGGTTACCCAATGCTTCATTGGCAAAATCGTCGTAACCATCATCCAGAACGGGCCCATTATCTGAGACAAAAATAATCAAAGTATTTTCCGTTAGATTAAGGCGATCCAGTGTCTTCATAATTTCACCCACATTCCAATCTAACTGAACAATGGCATCGCCACGGAAACTCATTCCCGATTGCCCTTGGAATCGTTCATGAGGCATTCGGGGTACATGAATGTCGTGGGAAGAAAAGAAAAGAAAAAATGGATTATCCTTATTGTCTTCTATCCATTGGTTGGATTGTTTTTGCCATTCGTCTGCTAAATCTTCATCTCTAAAGCGAGCCGCATGTCCGCCAGTATAGAACCCAATCCTGCCAATACCATTATGAATGGTATTGTTGTGGCCATCATTCCAATTCATTTTTAGGGTATTGCGGTGGGTGATGCCCGTGGGATGATTTTCACTGGGTTTTTTACGGCCAACCCAAAGGGGATCGTTCGGATCGAGATTCCGTACACGGTGATTCTCAACGTACACTTGGGGGACACGGTCGTTTGTAGTGGGAAGAAGAAAATTATAATCAAACCCAATTTCTCTCGGACCGGGATTTAGCTCACCATTCCAATCGGGACCTTCTGGACCGCCCAATCCCAAGTGCCATTTTCCGATAACTGCCGTTTTGTAGCCTGATTTCTGTAATAATGATGCTATAGTTTCTGTTCCAGGTTTAATAATGGCCGGTGCATTTGGAGGCGCAATGCCTGTTCCTTTTTTACGAAAGGCGTAAGAGCCGGTAAGGAATGAATATCGCGTTGGGGTGCAAGTAGAAGCGGAGCAATATCCACTGGTGAATTTCAGACCACCTTCTGCTAGTTTATCAATATTGGGTGTTTTTACATTTTCCGGTTTGGCGCCGTATGCGCCCACATCGCCGTAACCCAAATCATCCGCCATGATGACAATAATGTTGGGCCTTTCAACTGTATCTTTCGATGAACATGAAAACACCAGAATGGACAGAATTAAAAATGAATATTTCATAATATGTTATCTTTCATTTTTGATCATAGAATGCTTTGATTTCTTTAGCATACTTCATCATGAGGTCATTGGGGATGGGGAGTAGAAGGTTGTACTGGGTAATCTTCCATTCAGTATCTACAATCTTTAATGCGCCGGTTCCTCTGAAATTGCCATAACTCTTACTATATAATATTTCATCAAACCAAGCCGTCTTTCCATCATCAGAAAAAAATACATTTCGTTCTGTCATGATGTATGTCCAACCCTTGCCGGTGGCCATGCGTTTGGAAGCGTATTCATCGAATTCCGATTTTGTCCATCGCTCGTTTATATCTGTTCCCAAAAAGACAGCATCTTTAGAAAACAACGCCATATACTTTTTGGCTTTAGCTTCTGCAGCATAAAGGTGAAGGTTGTCCAATATATTTTCTACCGCATCTGTGTTAGCAATATTTTGGGAGAATGAGATGGTGCTCAAAAAAATTGTAAGGATACATTTTTTCATTTATTAAATCCTGTCGTAATTATGTGTATTAATTCTTTTTCATATTTGTTATGTAAAACGTCACTTCATCGTCGGCAGTCTGCAAATTCCAATCAATAGAAATTTCACTGGGATTGCCATAGGCATTATCATATTTAATTTCGAATTGGTGTGCTTCTTCAACAGCAGTTTTGGATAAATCAAACAGTGCATTGATGGTGTGCCATTGTTCCGGGACGAGTTTCTGTGGTGGCAAGTTATCATCTGCAAATAAGACTGATTTAATGGTATCATTGTTTACAGATACACGAACCTCCCGAACCCATTCATCAATACAAAAACAGCTGGCGCGAAAGTTGAACTCATAACTGACCATATTATTTGATTGCCATTTATTGTAATTATTTTGCCAAGTAATGAGGTCCGATTCTGGTTCATTGTCGCAACCGATTAATAGGAATAGTATAGGGAAACATATTTTTGATAGCGTATTCACGGTCTAATTTCTAATGGAATGATTTCAAATTCAATTAGAAATTGAGAGATGCGCCCACTTAGTATTTTTTAAGAAAACTTCCACCATTGTCCGTGATATTAGACTCAATAGACAATAGGTCTAACACTGAATCATAAACGTCTGGTTGTTTGTATTCTTGACGCTTTAGTATGGATAATGGAATGGATGATTTAACAATCAAGGGTACATTTCTTTGCTCTGGAGGTAAAGGTATTCCCGGAGGCATGCCATGAAATACGCGATTATTTTCCATGAGTGATTCACCATGATCAGAAACATAAATAAATACATAAGGTACACCTGAACTATCCAGTTCATTTATAACGCCACCCAAAACATAATCCGTATAAACAATCGTATTGTCATATGAATTATATAATTCATCTATCGTGCATTCATTTACTACATCCGCATCCTCACACATGGGTTTAAAATGATAGAATTCAGGGGGAATCCGTCTTTGATAGTTGGGCCCATGACTACCGCCACCAAGGTGTAATACAATGAAACGATATCCGGATGTGTATGATTTAAGGTTTTCATTGAGCAAAGGAATAACATCTTCATCATAACATCGATCGCCATAGTTACAATTTGAGACTCTCGTTTGTTCGACTGTGCCACAATTATCATAGAGAGAAAAATGAGAATAACAGGCTGAATTTACTCCGGCCTTTGCAGTGATTGTGGCTAATGCCACATCCTGTTTTGAGAGTATCTCTGGTAATGCATATAAAGTTGAACCGTATTTTGCTACCCCATTAAGCAGATGAAGATCTTTATCTTTTGATAAGATTGGATTAGTATTTTGTCTGGTGTATCCATATAAGCTAAAATTTTTCTGCCGAGCTGATTCACCCACGGCGAGAACAACGACTAAATTATCTTGGGATAATGTGCGAGCAGAAACATTGATTTCCTTTCTCTCTCTATCAGGGAGATAGGCTTCGATACTTTTTTGTATAATACTAATCATACTTTGGTTATGATTGACTGGAATAAGTTGATGAAGTATATATTTTCTAGATGTATTTGCAGCCCGATGTATCGAGTCAAACTGTACATATAATAATGATAGAGCCAAAACTATTGATATTGAGAATAAGGTGATAGATCTCAATAAATATTTAATAGGTCCTGCAAAAGTTATCTGAACAAAATAAATCACAGTAATGGGTAAAATAATTAAGAATAAAATATATGGTATCATTTGGAATGATAACAGTCCCCATACTTCTGTAGTATCAGTATTAAATGTATTCATTATCATACTATGGTCTATGGCAACATCATATTTAGCAATAAAATATGCGGATAATCCACTCATTATGGTAAAGAAAATTGACAAAGGTTTAATCGTCCAGCGATGAGCCAAAAGTATGAATAAAGCTATGGATAGGCAAAGTCCAACAATATAAAATGCGATTATACCCACATAATCGAAGGTGTCTTTTAGGTAGAACCATTTAGAAATTTTATCAAAGTTTATGGCATTGTATATAATGTATGTTATTGTGGAGTATAAAAGGCAAAAAGAGGTATGAGAAACTTTGAATTTTAAAAGGTTGGTGTAGTTTTTTATCATGGTTTAATATTTTAATAGAATGGTTTTAAGTCTAATCTAGTCTGCCTCATTTATTAAAACAGGAATCGAATAAAAAGGATTTAATAGATTTAATCTATAATGGCTGGGCAAATAGAATGGAGAGAATAAATAACCCATATATAAGAGTTTTATGAGAGCGAGTGAATTTTGACATATGTATCTACCTATTCTATTTACTTAATTGTGCAAACCCTGGAGGCGATTTACGATGACTTGTCTGTTGTTCATAGGCATAAACATAACCCATAATTCTCGGTTCATCAAAATGTCGGCCTATAAAAGTAATACCAGCAGGTAATCCGTTTTTTGTAAATCCAGATGGTACTGTAATCGCGGGCATTCCAGTATGAGGGGAAATGTATTGGCTGTTGTCCCCTGCGGGACTTTCCATATCGCCCACCAAACGGGGTGGGTTGCTCCAAGTGGGATAAATGAATGCATCTATATTTGCTGCATCCATCGCATCGTTCACCGCTTTTGAGAAGGCAATATTTTTCGGTGAATGATAGAGGTCAATGCATATGGGATCTCGTTCATCGGGGGGTACTGTTTTCTTAAGGCTACCATCAATCATCTTTTCTATATAGGGTAAATACAAACCAGAATCCTTTACCTCTTGTAGTGACTTAACCGGCGCATTTTCTCCAAGAGAAGCGAGGTAGCTATTTACGTCATGTTGAAACACGTTACACCAAATCCCATCTATTAATTCATCATAATTGGGAATATCAAATGGGTCGACGATTATAGCGCCAGCAGCTTTTAAATCGGCAATGGCTTTTTCAGTTAATGTCACAATTTCAGGATTGGCCGTGGCCGTATCAATGTATCGGCGAAGGATACCGATATGTGCTCCTTTTAAGTTATTTAGCGATAAGTACTGTAAATAATCTTCTGGGATTTTTCCTTGAGATCGTTCCGTAATGGGATCATTTGGATCATAACCAGCAATGACTTCATAGATGCGGACTGCATCTTCTACAGTTCTGGCGAAAGGTCCGCCAATATCATTCCGAAGCATCAGAGGAATAATGCCGTCTCGACTTGTGGCGCCCATGGTAGATCGAATGCCAACAAGGTTATTATGAGACGATGGACCTCGTATGGAATTGCCTGTATCCGTTCCCAATCCAGCCAAAGCTAAATTAGCAGCCACGGCTGCTGCCGTACCACCGCTAGACCCAGCGGGAACTCGGGATAAATCATAAGGATTTCGAGTGACACCTGCAATTGAGCTCTCCGTTTTATAAGCGCTAAATGCCCATTCAGCCATATTGGATTTGCCCAGAATAATCGCCCCGGCCTCTCTGATTTTTTCTACTTGAAATGCATCGTCTGGTGCTATGGATCCTTTCATTGCTAATGACCCTCCTGTTGTGGGTAAATCATAAGTGTCGTAATTATCCTTAACAATAATAGGAATACCATGGAGTGGGCGAAGTAATCCCGTTTTTTTATACTCTGCATCTAACTCATCCGCTATTTTTAATGCATTCGGATTCACCACAACAATAGCATTCAATTTTGTAGATTGGTCGTATGCTTGAATTCTAGCCAAGTAGATTTCGACCAATTGTCGTGATGTTAATTCACCCTTTTCAAATGCAAGATGTACTTCTGCAATCGTGGTTTCTAAAACATTAAATTGCGATTTCGAGGACTTGTTTCTATAGCAAGAAAATATAACTAAAATGGATAGAATTGATACAATATGGAGATTGGTTATTTTTTTGAGCATAGGATTAACTGAGTTTGATTTAAAATAATTGAATCTATATTAAAGTTATTTTTACTTAATTCATAACCGAATATTTGGTGATCATTTTGTAATTAGGAGGAATGATCTTTAATTAAAATAGTTGATCTCTGCCATTGTATCGTATGATTTAACCGAGGTAAATTTGCCGTTATGACAGAGTTTAAACTTAAGTCAGACTTCAGTCCACAGGGGGATCAGCCTCAGGCCATAGATGGATTGGTCAAAGGCCTCAACAATGGGGACAAGCATCAAGTGCTTTTAGGTATCACCGGTTCTGGGAAAACATTTACCATGGCCAATGTGATTCAAAAAGTGCAACGACCGACCCTAATTATTTCTCATAATAAAACTTTGGCTGCCCAGTTGTATGGTGAATTCAAGCAGCTATTTCCTGATAATGCTGTGGAATTTTTCATTAGTTATTATGATTATTACCAACCTGAAGCTTATATGCCCATTACGGATACCTTTATTGAAAAGGATATGTCCGTTAATGAGGAGATTGATATTCTTCGTTTGAAAGCCACCAGTTCGCTACTCGAACGCAAGGATGTGATTGTGGTTAGTTCTGTGTCCTGCATTTATGGAATCGGTTCCCCTGAGGAATATAAAAGTAAAGTGATTCAGCTTAAGAGGGGTTCGGTACTGAATCGGAAAAAGTTTTTAAAAAGTTTGGTAAATATTCACTATCGCAGGAATGATACGGTCTTTGAGCGCAGTTCGTTTCGTGTCCGTGGTGATGTGATTGAAATTTATTTAGCCTACGAGGAAGTAGGTATTCGCGTTGAACTCTTCGGTAATGAGATTGATAATATATGTCGATTCCATCCATTAACAGGAGAAATCCTTAAAGAAATGGATTCTGATTTTATTTATCCCGGAAAACATTTTGTAACAGACCAAGAAACAATCAATCGTGTGATGGGCGATATTAGGCATGATCTCATCCACCGATTGGACGAACTTAGAGAATTGGATAAATTACTTGAGATTCAAAGGCTAGAGCAGCGAACAAATTTTGATCTGGAAATGATGATGGAAGTGGGCTATTGTTCTGGCATTGAGAATTATTCTCGCTACTTTTCTGGGCGGAAACCAGGAGAGCGTCCATTCACTTTGATTGACTTTTTCCCCGATGATTTTATAACCATTCTTGATGAATCTCACGTATCCTTACCTCAAATTCAAGCGATGTATAATGGAGATCGAGCACGAAAAGAAGTGTTGGTGGAACATGGTTTTCGACTTCCAAGTGCCATGGATAATCGACCAATGAAAATAGAGGAATTTCATGCCAAGCAAAACCAAATTGTTTATGTATCAGCTACGCCAGCATATCGAGAATTAGAAATGACAAAAGGTGTTGTCGTTGAACAGGTTATTCGACCCACAGGATTGTTAGACCCCATAGTTGAAGTACGTAAAAGTGAAGGTCAAATTGATGACTTAATTGGGGAAATTCGAGAACGAACTGAACGAAATGAACGAATTTTGGTAACCACCTTAACGAAACGAATGGCCGAGGATTTGAGTGAATTTCTCCGCGGGGTGAATCTTCGAGTGCGTTATCTTCATAGTGATATTGCAACGTTTGAACGCGTTCAGATATTACGTGATTTAAGATTGGGTACCTTTGATGTATTGGTTGGTATTAATCTCTTGAGGGAAGGTTTGGATTTACCGGAAGTATCATTGGTGGCCGTGATTGATGCGGATAAACAGGGGTTCTTACGGTCTCGAAGTGCATTGATGCAGGTGGCAGGTCGAGCGGCTAGACATGTAAATGGGCAAGTTATTCTTTATGGAGATAAAATTTCCGATGCCATGGATTACCTTATTAAAGAAACTAGTCGTCGTAGAGCTATACAGGAAAAGTATAATAAAGATAATGGCATTTCTCCCCAAACAGTTTATAAATCAACTGATGATATTATGGGTTCAACTGCCGTAGCAGACTCAATACATGATACTGAACCAGAACCATTCAAAAAAAGAAGAGGTGATGATTTTAGTCAGATGGACAAAAAATTAGCCTTAGACATGATGCAACAGGAAATGATTGAAGCAGCAGAAAATTTAGACTTTGAACGAGCAGCTCAACTTCGGGATGAAATAACCAAGATGGAAAAAGAACTAGCAACTGCGTTTTAAGAGAAACTCACAAAATACACGAAAATGATTTCAATTAAAATTATTACGATTTTTCATGTTTTTTATCGGGAAGAAAATAAAATATGAATATTGATAGAATACAAAGAGCTTCAGGAATTGTCGGTAGATCCGATGCGATTCAACAAGTCATAGAAATGGTGGTACAAGTAGCGCCCATTGACATATCTGTTCTAGTTACAGGTGAATCGGGAACTGGGAAAGAAATGGTAGCCAAAGCGCTTCATCGAAACAGTAAGCGCTCCCATGAGGAATTAGTTACAGTGAACTGTGGTGCAATACCTGAAGGCATTATTGAAAGTGAACTATTTGGCCATAAAAAAGGCGCTTATACAGACGCAAGAGAAGACCGAAAAGGATATTTTGAAACGGCCAATAAAGGGACGATATTTTTGGACGAAATTGGAGAAACACCTTTAGAAACTCAGGTAAAACTCCTTCGCGTTCTTGAAAGTGGTGAATTCATGCCCGTAGGTGCCTCTAAAACAAAAAGAACCGATGTTCGAGTGGTTGCTGCCACCAATAAAGATTTGGCCGAGCTTGTTGAAAAAGGGCAATTCCGGCAGGACCTCTATTATCGATTGAAAACTGTTACCATTAATGTTCCTGCCTTGCGCCACCGTGTTGAGGATATTAGTTTATTGGTTGAACGATTTGCATTAGAATTCACTCGATCGAACGATATGGTTTATCGTGGATTTATGCCAGAGGCCATTCGTGCCATGAAGAACAATCCTTGGAATGGGAATGTGCGTGAATTGAAGAATTTTGTAGAAAGTATTATCGTCCTTGAAAGAGGAGAAAGAATTACCGTTGAAATGGTTGACAAGCAATTGGGGAATGGAACAGTTAATGTTTCACCAAACCCTGCTTTACCCATGCTAATGCAGCAACCTCCAGAAGCGGCTGAACGGGAACTTATTTTACGCCAATTATTTTTACTGCGACAGGATGTGGAATTTTTAAAACAATTGGCCACACCTGGATCAGTAGTTATGGATAAAATGGGCATGCCTATGATTCCACAAAATAGTAGCGAAATTACCCCGACGCTTCATATTGATGAGGAAACGGAATTCTTTATTAAAAATGGATCTATTGGTGATATGAGTATTGAAGACCTAGAGCGGGAGGCAATCGAAAGAACATTGCGCTTTTTTAATAATAATCGTCGTGCCACAGCTAAATCATTGGGGATGAGCGAGAGAACTTTATATCGAAAGATTGATCAGTTTGGATTAGAGCGAAAGATAAAAAATTAATCTTTCATGAATTACCCAAAAGATACGAAAAAAATGAAAAATAAATTTCCATTCATAATAAGTTTCTTTTTATTGACCATTTCGTCATGCATGTATTACTCAATGGCAGGTAGTATTCCGGCTCATATTAATTCAATTGCCATTCCTATTGTTGAAAATCAAACGGCGGAATTTGGTATGAGTGAGTCGGTCACCGAAAATTTGCTAATTAAATTTAATGAAGAAAATATTCTTCGTGTCACCGAGGAAGATCAGGCGACTTCAATCCTCCGTGGAACAATCACACGCGTGACCGATGCTCCCTATACATTTACCAAAGAAGAGGCAGTAACGGAATATCGATTTACCATCCACATGGATGTTGAATGGTACGATGTGAGGGATGATAAAATATTAATTAAAAAGAATTTTTCCGGATGGGGTGCTTATGGTTTATCCGGGGATATTAGCAGCGATGCAATTGATAATGATGGCGATGGCTTGATTGATGGTGATGACAATGATGAGTTTGGCGATCCACGTGAATTCGCGACCACAGTTGCTGTAACAAAAATAGCTGAAGATGTTTTGAATGAAATTATGACGTCGTGGTAATTTCTAGACTTAATTAATCTAAAATGTGAGTGAAATGACAACTACAATAAAACAATTAAAAGACTTTGAAGGGCAGGAAGTGACCCTTAATGGCTGGGTTTACAATATTCGTTCAATTGGTAAAATTTGGTTTTTAATCCTTCGTGACGGAACTGGGTTGGTTCAGTGCGTGGTCGTGAAGGCTGAAACGGATGAAGCGATATTCAATCTTGAGAGTGAGTTGACCCAGGAATCATCCGTGACTGTAACTGGAATGGTTCGGGCTGAGCCTAGATCTGTGGGTGGCTTCGAATTGGGCGTTACCAATATTGAAGTACACCAGATTGCAGAAGAATATCCCATATCCCACAAAGAGCATGGGACGGATTTTCTCATGAACAACCGGCACCTTTGGCTACGATCCAAAAACCAGAACGCTATTTTACGTGTACGCCACCAGGTGATAAAAGCGACACGAGATTTCTTTGACGATAATGGTTTTACGCTCATGGATTCACCGATCCTTACGGGAAATTCTGTTGAAGGAACCAGTACATTATTCGAATTGGAATATTTTGATAGATCCGCATATTTAACGCAAAGTGGTCAATTGTATGGAGAAGCCAGCGCTATGGCATTTGGGAATATCTATGTATTCGGTCCCACATTTCGCGCCGAGAAATCTAAAACACGTCGTCATTTAACGGAATTCTGGATGGTAGAACCGGAAATGGCCTACTGTGATTTGGATGAGAATATGACTTGGGCTGAGAAATATGTGAGCTATGTCGTCCAGTGGTGTTTGGAGCATTGTAAGGAAGAATTGAAAATCCTTGAGCGGGATACTTCAGGTTTAGAAAAAGTTGTGCCGCCTTTTCCCCGCATCACTTATGATGAAGCTGCTAAGATTCTTCAAGAAAAGGGAACAGACTTTACCTATGGCTCCGATTTTGGTGGAACGGATGAAACAATCATTTCTGAACAGTTTGATCGCCCAGTAATGATCCACCGTTGGCCGGCAGAGATTAAAGCATTCTATATGAAACGGGACGTTAATAATGACAATCTAGCCTTGGGCGTCGATATGATTGCGCCGGAAGGATATGGCGAAATTATTGGCGGTGGCCAACGTGAAGATGACCATGATTTACTATTGGGCAGAATCAAAGAGCATAAACTGCCGGTCGAACC encodes the following:
- the uvrB gene encoding excinuclease ABC subunit UvrB; this encodes MTEFKLKSDFSPQGDQPQAIDGLVKGLNNGDKHQVLLGITGSGKTFTMANVIQKVQRPTLIISHNKTLAAQLYGEFKQLFPDNAVEFFISYYDYYQPEAYMPITDTFIEKDMSVNEEIDILRLKATSSLLERKDVIVVSSVSCIYGIGSPEEYKSKVIQLKRGSVLNRKKFLKSLVNIHYRRNDTVFERSSFRVRGDVIEIYLAYEEVGIRVELFGNEIDNICRFHPLTGEILKEMDSDFIYPGKHFVTDQETINRVMGDIRHDLIHRLDELRELDKLLEIQRLEQRTNFDLEMMMEVGYCSGIENYSRYFSGRKPGERPFTLIDFFPDDFITILDESHVSLPQIQAMYNGDRARKEVLVEHGFRLPSAMDNRPMKIEEFHAKQNQIVYVSATPAYRELEMTKGVVVEQVIRPTGLLDPIVEVRKSEGQIDDLIGEIRERTERNERILVTTLTKRMAEDLSEFLRGVNLRVRYLHSDIATFERVQILRDLRLGTFDVLVGINLLREGLDLPEVSLVAVIDADKQGFLRSRSALMQVAGRAARHVNGQVILYGDKISDAMDYLIKETSRRRAIQEKYNKDNGISPQTVYKSTDDIMGSTAVADSIHDTEPEPFKKRRGDDFSQMDKKLALDMMQQEMIEAAENLDFERAAQLRDEITKMEKELATAF
- the asnS gene encoding asparagine--tRNA ligase — translated: MTTTIKQLKDFEGQEVTLNGWVYNIRSIGKIWFLILRDGTGLVQCVVVKAETDEAIFNLESELTQESSVTVTGMVRAEPRSVGGFELGVTNIEVHQIAEEYPISHKEHGTDFLMNNRHLWLRSKNQNAILRVRHQVIKATRDFFDDNGFTLMDSPILTGNSVEGTSTLFELEYFDRSAYLTQSGQLYGEASAMAFGNIYVFGPTFRAEKSKTRRHLTEFWMVEPEMAYCDLDENMTWAEKYVSYVVQWCLEHCKEELKILERDTSGLEKVVPPFPRITYDEAAKILQEKGTDFTYGSDFGGTDETIISEQFDRPVMIHRWPAEIKAFYMKRDVNNDNLALGVDMIAPEGYGEIIGGGQREDDHDLLLGRIKEHKLPVEPLQWYLDLRKYGSVPHSGFGLGIERTVGWITGVKHIRETIPYPRTMYRIDP
- a CDS encoding sigma-54-dependent Fis family transcriptional regulator produces the protein MNIDRIQRASGIVGRSDAIQQVIEMVVQVAPIDISVLVTGESGTGKEMVAKALHRNSKRSHEELVTVNCGAIPEGIIESELFGHKKGAYTDAREDRKGYFETANKGTIFLDEIGETPLETQVKLLRVLESGEFMPVGASKTKRTDVRVVAATNKDLAELVEKGQFRQDLYYRLKTVTINVPALRHRVEDISLLVERFALEFTRSNDMVYRGFMPEAIRAMKNNPWNGNVRELKNFVESIIVLERGERITVEMVDKQLGNGTVNVSPNPALPMLMQQPPEAAERELILRQLFLLRQDVEFLKQLATPGSVVMDKMGMPMIPQNSSEITPTLHIDEETEFFIKNGSIGDMSIEDLEREAIERTLRFFNNNRRATAKSLGMSERTLYRKIDQFGLERKIKN